Below is a genomic region from Microbacterium galbinum.
ACGGTGATCGCGCAGTCCGTGATCCTGTTCACGATCGTGAAGGTGCTCGGCGCCGGCTACCTCGTGTTCCTCGGCATCCAGGCGATCCGGCACCGCCACGATGCCGCCGCAGCCGCGACCGCACCAGCCACGCGCAAGTCCGGCACCCGGCTGCTCGTCGAAGGCTTCATCGTGGGGCTCACCAACCCGAAGTCGATCGCGTTCTTCCTCGCGATCCTCCCCCAGTTCGTCGACCTGCACGCGGGCTCCGTGCCGCTGCAGCTCTTCGTGCTCGGCGTCATCGTCGTCGCGATCGGCGTCAGCTGCGACGCGATCTGGGTGCTGCTCGCGAGCGCGGCGCGCGACTGGTTCGGCCGCTCACCGCGCCGCCTCTCGACCATGTCGGCCACGGGCGGCGGCATGATGATCGGGCTCGGCGCCTTCCTGCTGCTGTGGAGCGAGAAGCCCGCGACGGCGTGAGCGCGGGCGGTGGCCCTCCGTCTCGTTTCGCTCGCTCAGGGACCGGCGGGAGCGACCGGCTGCCGCAGGATCGTGCGGAGTTTGGCCGGCTCGACCCGGCGCGCGTCGCTGAGATAGATCTCGTGGTGGATGCCGCGCATCTCCAACCCGTTCCCGGGGATGAAGCGGTGGTGCAGATCCTCGAGCACGGGCGCCTCGTCGTCGTACGAACCGACGTGCAGCGTCTGCACGCACAGCCCCTCGTCGAAGGTCTCGAGCCGCACCGCCGACAGGCTCGGCGAGGCATCCTTCTTCGCCGCGGCCTTGTCGCGCGCCGCCTCGACCACCTCGGCGGTGACATGGTCGGGAACCATGATCATCATCGTCCACAGCCACGTCGACTTGTCGCGGCGCGAGGTGAACGACGCCATATCCTCGGCATGCCAGAGGCCCTCCAACGGCATGACGACGGTGTCGACGCCGAGCTGCGCGCGGCTCGCGAACTTGACCCCGTAGGCGATCGGATACAGCGCGGCGAGGGCATCCGCGTAGGCCTGCGACACGTTCGGATCGCCGGCACCGTCGATCATCAGGTACTGCATCGGCGGCACGTCGACGAGCCGGAACACCCCGCGCTTCGCCTGGTACGCGTCGAGCGTCTTCTTCAGATCGGTGGCCGGCATCGCGAGTCCTTCCGTCATCAGCGGGTGAGCAGGTCGCCGAGGTCCCGCACGCGGCGCAGCGCCTCGGCATCGCGGGAGACGATCGCCGCGACCATCGCCCCGAGCAGCGCATCCGCGACGAGCTCGTGCCCCTCGCGTCCCGCCGCCGCGAACGAACGCTCGATCGCATTCCGCAGCGGAGCGAGGAAGTGCTCGACCATGCGCTGCCGCGCCGATTCATCGGATGCCGAGGCCACGAGCAGCGCCCGGAACAGTGCGGCGTCGGCATCCGCTTCGATCGAGGCGATCGAGCTCTGCAGCCAGAGGTCGATGTCGGCGCGGAGGTCGCCGGTCGCGGCGACGACGACCAGTTCGACCGGCAGCACGTCGTCGAGCACGCAGTCGGCGACGAGCGCCTGCTTCGTCGGCCAGCGGCGGTAGAGCGTCTGGCGCGGCACGCCGGCCGCGGCGGCGATGTCGCTCATCGCGACGCCCTCGTAGCCGCGGGCGAGGAGGAGCTCACGGGTGGCGCGGAGCGCGGCCGCGCGGGTGCGCTGATCCGGGGGCCGCCCGATCCGAGATTCCGCCATGAGTCGAGAGTACCGAAGGTGTTCCGCTACTTATGTGACATGTGTAACATAAGTGCCGCGTGAACTTCCGACCCGAATGGAGCCCCCGATGAGATCAGTACTGGTGACCGGCCCCGGCGAGACGACCGTCGTCGACGTCGACGCCCCCACCGCCGGCCCGCGCGACGTGCTCGTGCGCGTGCGCGCCTGCGGCATCTGCGGCTCCGACCACATGTACACGACCTATGGCGGCATCCCTCCGCGCCAGGGCGCGACGCCGCTCGGTCACGAACCGGCAGGCGAGGTCGTCGAGGTCGGCGCCGAGGTCGATGGTGTCGCCGTCGGCGACCACGTCGTCATCAACGTCATGGCCACCGTCGACGGCCTGCTCGGCTCCGGCGGCGCGCAGGGCGCGCTCAGCGAGTACGTGGTGCTGCTCGATGCGAAGCCGGGTGAGCAGTTCCGTGTCATCCCACCGCACGTGCCGTTCAGCGTGGCCGCGCTCAACGAACCGATGGCGGTCGCCCGCCACGCGGTCAACCGCCTCGACCCCGCGCCGGAGCACCGGATCGCGATCTTCGGCGCCGGCCCGATCGGCCTCGGCGCCCTGCTCAGCCTCAAGCGCCGCGGCGTCGCGCACGTCGTCGTGATCGACATCGTGCGCAACCGCCTCGAGAAGGCGCTGGCGCTCGGAGCGGATGCCGTCATCGATTCCCGCACCGAAGACGTGGCCGCGCGGCTGATCGAGCTGCACGGCCGGTCGACGGGCATCGGATTGCGCGGCGAGCGCTCCTCCACCGAGGGATACATCGACGCCGCGGGTGCGCCGCAGGTGATCCGGACGGTGCTCGGTGTCGCCGGCAAGCGCGCCGTGCTCAGCGTGGTCGCCGTGCACAAGGCTCCGGTCGAGATCGACCTCGGCGGGCTCCTGACCACCGAGCTCGACATCCGTCTGTCGATGGGCTATCCCACCGAGATCTTCGAGGTGACCGACGACATCATCGACAACTGGCAGAAGTACGCGCAGATCATCAGCGACGAGATCTCCTTCGACCGCGTGCAGGACGCACTCGCCCTCGCCGCAACGCCCGGACAGGCCGAGAAGGTCGTCGTCACCTTCGGCGGAGAGAACGACTGATGCCGCTCGCACCCCTCGACGAGAACGTCGCGCTGATCGTCGTCGACCTCCAGGTCGCCACCGCGCCCCGCATGGAGCAGGACACCCTCGAGCGGGTCGTCGCGAACACGAACACGCTCGCCGCGGCGTTCCGGGCATCCGGCAAGCCGGTGGTCGTCGCCACGGTCAGCGGGTCGGTGCCCGGGCGCACCGAGATGACCAAGGCGCACGGGGTCTCGACGGTGCCCGCCGGTGGCGATGCACCCCTCCCCTCCCTGGTGACGGACGCCGCCGACATCCGCATCCGTCGCGCACCGTGGAGCGCGTTCGCCGGCTCCGACCTGCACGACCAGCTCTCCCGCCGCGGGGTGACGCAGGTGGTCGTGACCGGCGTCGCCACCAGTATCGGGGTGGAATCGACCGCGCGAGACGCCTATGCGCTCGGCTACTCGGTGGCGCTCCCGGCGGATGCCGTCATGGATTTCCGCCCGGACGTCGGTGCAGCGCACCTCGCGCAGATCGTTCCCCTGCTGGCCGAGGTCACGACGACGGAGGAGTTGGTCGCCGCGCTGGGCGCATCGGGTCGCTGACGCGCGTCGCCGACCCGGTCATGCCTCTTCGATCGGCAACCAGAGCTCGCACGACGCGTGCGTGCCGGTGAACTCCAGGTACCGCACGATCGAGGGTCCGGGCCGCAGTCGCCACGGGTTCGAGGGGAACCATTCGGTCGCCGTCGCCGCCCAGAGGTTCTGCAGCGTCTCGGGGAACGGCCCGTCGGCCGCGAAAACCGCCCAGGAGCCGGCGGGCAGCGGCATCGCATCGAGGTCGGCGGGCACGGGCGACGACTCCTTCCGCGCCACGCCGTGCAGATAGGTGAGGGGGCTGCCTTCGGGTGCGTCGGGCTCGATGTCGGCGGTGACGGCCAGGATGCCGGTGGGCTCGGCATCCGACAGCGCCTTGAGGCGCGCGTGCTCTTCGGGAGCGATCGCGGCGATGTGCTCCTGGATGCGCGGGTTGACCCCGCGGTGGATCAGCGGGACGTCGACCGCGTGCCCGACGAGGACGATCGCAGGATGATGGGTGATGGTGACGTGCATGGGAGTGCTCCCTTCAACGCTCAGGCGGAACCGGAGCGTGGGTTGTGTGCGAAGAGGTCCGCCGTCACGGCGCGCGTCGGCAGGTCCGATCCCGTGCACGGCTCGGAACGCTCGTCCGAAGGCTTCGACCGAGCCGTATCCGTGCCGCACGGCGACATCGAGAAGATCGGATGCCCCGGCGACGAGTTCCGCGCCTGCCCGAGTCATGCGGCGACGTCGCACGTACTCCGTCAGCGGCATGCCCGCCAGCGTCGAGAACATCCGGCGCAGGTGGTACTCCGTGGTGCCGCGCGCGCGAGCGAATCCGGCGACATCGAGATCATCGACGTCGGTGCTCTCGACCAGGTCGACC
It encodes:
- a CDS encoding GyrI-like domain-containing protein, with the translated sequence MPATDLKKTLDAYQAKRGVFRLVDVPPMQYLMIDGAGDPNVSQAYADALAALYPIAYGVKFASRAQLGVDTVVMPLEGLWHAEDMASFTSRRDKSTWLWTMMIMVPDHVTAEVVEAARDKAAAKKDASPSLSAVRLETFDEGLCVQTLHVGSYDDEAPVLEDLHHRFIPGNGLEMRGIHHEIYLSDARRVEPAKLRTILRQPVAPAGP
- a CDS encoding LysE family translocator; the encoded protein is MFAPETLLAFVVAAFVMVVIPGPTVLFTIGRSIALGRVGGFLSILGTAVGSIMLVLAVALGVGTVIAQSVILFTIVKVLGAGYLVFLGIQAIRHRHDAAAAATAPATRKSGTRLLVEGFIVGLTNPKSIAFFLAILPQFVDLHAGSVPLQLFVLGVIVVAIGVSCDAIWVLLASAARDWFGRSPRRLSTMSATGGGMMIGLGAFLLLWSEKPATA
- a CDS encoding zinc-dependent alcohol dehydrogenase, whose amino-acid sequence is MRSVLVTGPGETTVVDVDAPTAGPRDVLVRVRACGICGSDHMYTTYGGIPPRQGATPLGHEPAGEVVEVGAEVDGVAVGDHVVINVMATVDGLLGSGGAQGALSEYVVLLDAKPGEQFRVIPPHVPFSVAALNEPMAVARHAVNRLDPAPEHRIAIFGAGPIGLGALLSLKRRGVAHVVVIDIVRNRLEKALALGADAVIDSRTEDVAARLIELHGRSTGIGLRGERSSTEGYIDAAGAPQVIRTVLGVAGKRAVLSVVAVHKAPVEIDLGGLLTTELDIRLSMGYPTEIFEVTDDIIDNWQKYAQIISDEISFDRVQDALALAATPGQAEKVVVTFGGEND
- a CDS encoding TetR/AcrR family transcriptional regulator, coding for MAESRIGRPPDQRTRAAALRATRELLLARGYEGVAMSDIAAAAGVPRQTLYRRWPTKQALVADCVLDDVLPVELVVVAATGDLRADIDLWLQSSIASIEADADAALFRALLVASASDESARQRMVEHFLAPLRNAIERSFAAAGREGHELVADALLGAMVAAIVSRDAEALRRVRDLGDLLTR
- a CDS encoding AraC family transcriptional regulator, whose product is MIGTLNALVDLVESTDVDDLDVAGFARARGTTEYHLRRMFSTLAGMPLTEYVRRRRMTRAGAELVAGASDLLDVAVRHGYGSVEAFGRAFRAVHGIGPADARRDGGPLRTQPTLRFRLSVEGSTPMHVTITHHPAIVLVGHAVDVPLIHRGVNPRIQEHIAAIAPEEHARLKALSDAEPTGILAVTADIEPDAPEGSPLTYLHGVARKESSPVPADLDAMPLPAGSWAVFAADGPFPETLQNLWAATATEWFPSNPWRLRPGPSIVRYLEFTGTHASCELWLPIEEA
- a CDS encoding cysteine hydrolase family protein yields the protein MPLAPLDENVALIVVDLQVATAPRMEQDTLERVVANTNTLAAAFRASGKPVVVATVSGSVPGRTEMTKAHGVSTVPAGGDAPLPSLVTDAADIRIRRAPWSAFAGSDLHDQLSRRGVTQVVVTGVATSIGVESTARDAYALGYSVALPADAVMDFRPDVGAAHLAQIVPLLAEVTTTEELVAALGASGR